The Sesamum indicum cultivar Zhongzhi No. 13 linkage group LG6, S_indicum_v1.0, whole genome shotgun sequence genome has a segment encoding these proteins:
- the LOC105163265 gene encoding cyclin-P3-1, translating to MGTLVIETDCSCSNDYAALGLKDLRNENPRNPPILSLLAAVLERSVQKNEWILETSQTKDVITIFHGLRAPSLSIQQYIDRIFKYACCSPSCFVIANIYLDRFIQRTNLFLTSLNIHRLLITSVMVAAKFMDDAFFNNAYYARVGGVSTAELNKLEIKFLFGLDFRIHVTVKTFGEYCSVFKKEATGGLIERSILACGVEESWANKDDSTCAHSIAR from the exons ATGGGAACTTTGGTTATTGAAACTGATTGTTCATGCTCAAATGACTATGCAGCATTAGGATTGAAGGACTTGAGAAACGAGAATCCAAGAAATCCCCCAATTTTGTCACTTCTTGCAGCAGTGCTGGAGAGGTCTGTTCAGAAAAATGAATGGATACTAGAAACCTCGCAAACCAAAGATGTTATCACCATATTTCATGGTTTAAGAGCACCTTCTCTGAGCATCCAACAATACATTGATCGGATTTTCAAGTATGCATGCTGCAGCCCTTCCTGCTTTGttattgcaaatatatatttggacaGATTCATTCAGCGGACAAATTTGTTCTTGACTTCCCTCAATATTCACCGACTTCTTATCACCAGTGTGATGGTGGCTGCAAAGTTCATGGATGATGC ATTCTTCAACAATGCATATTATGCCAGAGTGGGAGGTGTAAGCACAGCAGAATTGAACAAGTTAGagattaagtttttatttggTCTAGATTTCCGAATTCATGTTACAGTGAAGACCTTCGGCGAATATTGTTCTGTGTTTAAGAAAGAGGCTACAGGGGGGCTCATTGAGCGTTCAATTCTGGCATGTGGAGTGGAAGAAAGCTGGGCAAACAAAGATGATTCCACCTGTGCCCACTCAATTGcaagatga